The nucleotide sequence CGCGGGTATCGTCGCTGTTCACGCCGGATGTTCGCTTCATCGAGGTTGTGGAAGGCGGCTTTCGCGGCGGTAACGTGATCCCGGCGGAGTTCCAGCCGACCGATTACTACTTTGACCTGGTGCGCTCGAACGTGGGCAAGGCCGGCATCATCGGCCGTTACACCACCAAGGACCAGCGCGGCGCCATGGTGTTCGCCGAGTTGCTGGAGACCGATCCGGTGACCGGCGAGAAGCTCGATTACCAGGAAGCGGCCCGTCAGCTGGAGGAGAAGATCCGCCAGTTCGAGGACGACCAGGTCGACGTCCACATCCTCGGCTTCGCCAAAGTGATCGGCGACGTGACCGATGCCGCGATGGAGGTCATCACCTACTTCTTCGTCGCGCTGGGGATGACCTTTGTCCTGCTGATTCTGTATCTCGGCAGTTTCAAGCTGTCGATCCTGCCGCTGGTGTGTGCCTTCGTGGCGGTCATCTGGGAATTCGGCCTGCTCACCCTGTCGGGATACGGGCTGGATCCCTTCGCCATTCTGGTGCCGTTCCTGATCTTGTCAGTGTCGGTTTCCCACGGGGTGCAGTACACGAGCTCCTGGGTATCGGAGCTGGCGACCGGCAAGAGCAGCTATGACGCCTCGGTGGAGACCTTTCGTCGCCTGGCGATTCCAGGGACCACGGCGCTGATTACGGATACCGCCGGCTTCCTCACCATCATGCTGATCCCGATCGACGTGATCCGCGAGATGGCCATCAATGCGTCCTACGGCATGATCGCGATCATCATCACCAACAAGGTGCTGATGCCGATCTGGCTGACCTACATGGACGTCAAGGACGTTGATGCATTCGTCAAGAAGCAGGAGGCACGCGAAGCGGTATTCAATCCGGTCTTCCGTGCGATGACGGTGGTGACGCGGCCGGTGCCGGCTGCAGTGATCATTTTGTCAGTCGCGGCTGTGTACGGCTGGGCGCTATGGAAAGGCGGCGACATGATCTATGGGGATGCGCAGGCCGGTGTGCCCGAGCTGCGACCGGATTCCCGCTACAACCAGGACACCGAGGCGGTGGTGGAGAATTTCGCCATCGGCACCGATATCCTCAAGGTCATTGCCGAAACCTCGAAGGATGCGTGCATCCGCTACGACGTGATGTCGCAAATCGACCGATTTGCCTGGACCATGCAGAACGTCGAGGGTGTGCAGTCCTATGTTTCGCTGCCGTGGGCTGCCAAACAGGTGACGGCCGCATTCTCGGAGGCATCGCCGAAGTACCACATCCTGCCGCGCAATCAGTACGTGATGGTGCAGGCAATCACGCCGATCCCAACCTCGTCCGGGTTGCTCAATCCCGACTGTTCGGCAATGGCGGTGTTCCTGTTCATGGCCGATCACAAGGCCACTACCATCACTCGGGCGACCGATGCGGTGAAGGCCTTCAATGCCGCGAATGCCGAGGAGTACTACGAAGAACATCCCAACGCCGATCCCGAACAGTGCGCTGGGCGCACGGTCGCCCGCCGTGCCTGGGGTGACCTGCGGCTGCAGTTGCGGCAGAAGACCGAACGGCTGCGCGGCCAGGGGTTGACCGAGACACAGATCGACGAGCACCCGGAAGTGGTGGCGCTGCGCGCCAGTGAAGACGAGGCCGAGACGCAGTACGACGAATTCAGCGTCGACTGCCCGGTCAACTTCGCGCTGGCAACTGCCAATGTCGGTGTCATGGCGGCGACCAATGAAGTGGTCATGGAGAAAGAGAAGGAGATCGTCTACTACGTGTATGCGGTCATCATCGTCTTTCTCTGGCTGTCGTTCCGGAACGTCGCTGGCGTGTTCTCCATCCTGCTGCCGCTATACGTGGTGTCGCAGCTGATCTACGCGCTGATGGCCATCAATGGCATCGGCATGAAGGTGGCGACCCTGCCGGTGGCAGCCCTGGCGGTCGGGATTGGTGTTGACTATGGGATCTACATCTACTCGACCATCGAGGAGTATGTGAAGAAGGGCCTCAGCCTCGCCGAGGCGTACTATGAGACGTTGCGCATGACCGGCAAGCCGGTCATGTTCACCGGCCTGGTGCTGTCGGGCTCGGTGGCGACCTGGTTGTGGTCGGGGCTGCAGTTCCAGGCAGACATGGGCATCCTGCTCACGTTCGCTTTCTTCGCCAACATGCTCGGTGCCGTCTTCGTCTGTCCGGCACTGTGCCGATATCTGATGAAGTTGCCCAACGGCTGACCCTCAGTCGGCCCACGAACCCCGCCCGTCACGGCGGGGTTTTTTTTGTCGTCGGTACAGTTGTCAGCGGTGGGTGGAGAGGGTAAAACAACTGAGGAACAATGCCTCGCGCAGGCTTTCAGGCCGCGACAGAGGCAGTCTGGATTCACGGGGACCGCGCGATCATGGAAAGAGCCGCCGATATCGGAGAGGCCGCTGAGCGGCGGTTCGCGCCTGCCGAGGCCGAGCGTTATTCGCCGCAGCTGCTTCGGGATCTGGCGCGCGCCAGCGAGCAACGACGCCCTGATCTGCGGTTTCCCGAACCGGCCGAACAGCATTTCCGGGCGCATCTTCGACGCGACTCCCGCGGTGCCCGACTGACCCTGTGTCTGTTGATGGCAGCCCTATGTCTGCTCACCGGCCGTCTTGATGTCGACGAGCAACTGGTCGATCTACTTCGGCTCGGCGGACCGGTTCGTCTGGTCGGACTGGGGGTGTTGCTGCCGTTTTGGCTGGTTGCGGTGCTGGTGCTGTGGCGGTGGCCGGATCGGGCCCTGGGGGCGCGGCTGATTTGGTTGGCGGCGTTGTCGCAGGCGGTGGCCTTGCAGGTGCTGGGCGACCACGGCTTCCTGACTGCGGCGGTACCCCCGGTGGTGCTGGCAGTGCTGAGCATGATGGCGGTGCTGGTGTTGGGGCGCTTCCGGCTACCGGATGCATTCGGCCTGATCGCTGCGTACTTTCTCGTGATGACCTTCGTCAATGGTGTCCTTGGCGACGGTCCTCGGTATGCCACCCGGCACTGGTTGCTGGAGGGCCTTGGGCTCTCCATCCTGCTACTGGGCGGCCTCTGGAACGAGATGAGCAACCGCCGTGCCTGGGCCGCGCAGGTGCTGCTGCATGCAGCAGCAGCGACCGATTTCCTGACCGGCATGTTCAACCGTCGGGCGTTCGAACAGTACTACCAGCGGATCAGCCTGCAGGCGCAACGGCAGGGGTGTCCCCTGGTGCTGGCCCTGATCGATGTGGATCACTTCAAGGGCTACAACGACCACCACGGGCACCCGGCTGGTGATCGAGCGCTCACCGAGCTGGGCGTGATGTTGCGCGATTTCTCCCGACGATCGCTGGATACGGCGGCACGCGTGGGTGGCGAGGAGTTCTCGCTGGTCCTGTTTGATTGCCAGTTACCGGGAGCCCTCGAGCGGCTGGAGCGTCTTCGTCGCAAGGTCGAAGCGCTGGCGCTGCCCCATCCTGATACCGAGTCGGGGGTATTGACCATCAGCATGGGGGTGGTCCAGGTCGGCGGTGAGGTGCCGCTGGAATCCGCCTACGCCATGGCAGACGAGCAGCTCTATCGCGCCAAGCATCTGGGGCGCAACCGGGTGGTTGCGGCCGATACGGACGCCTGACGAGGGCGGGGCCAGGCTCTGTGGTGTGCGCTGATCCAGCGCAGGCCACCGTTCGGCGGCTGGGGGCTGGTGGCCGACCGGGTTCGTGCCTTTAATGCCGATGTCGACCACC is from Flagellatimonas centrodinii and encodes:
- a CDS encoding efflux RND transporter permease subunit — translated: MAAPSSDAPGGMQEKILKVIEPIIYGRRMLMLALLAGFTALFTWFASGTHVDAGFDKSIPLEHEYMQVYKHYEAEFGGANTVLVALIQKEGDIYNEHFLSKLKQVTDEVFFLPGVDRSRVSSLFTPDVRFIEVVEGGFRGGNVIPAEFQPTDYYFDLVRSNVGKAGIIGRYTTKDQRGAMVFAELLETDPVTGEKLDYQEAARQLEEKIRQFEDDQVDVHILGFAKVIGDVTDAAMEVITYFFVALGMTFVLLILYLGSFKLSILPLVCAFVAVIWEFGLLTLSGYGLDPFAILVPFLILSVSVSHGVQYTSSWVSELATGKSSYDASVETFRRLAIPGTTALITDTAGFLTIMLIPIDVIREMAINASYGMIAIIITNKVLMPIWLTYMDVKDVDAFVKKQEAREAVFNPVFRAMTVVTRPVPAAVIILSVAAVYGWALWKGGDMIYGDAQAGVPELRPDSRYNQDTEAVVENFAIGTDILKVIAETSKDACIRYDVMSQIDRFAWTMQNVEGVQSYVSLPWAAKQVTAAFSEASPKYHILPRNQYVMVQAITPIPTSSGLLNPDCSAMAVFLFMADHKATTITRATDAVKAFNAANAEEYYEEHPNADPEQCAGRTVARRAWGDLRLQLRQKTERLRGQGLTETQIDEHPEVVALRASEDEAETQYDEFSVDCPVNFALATANVGVMAATNEVVMEKEKEIVYYVYAVIIVFLWLSFRNVAGVFSILLPLYVVSQLIYALMAINGIGMKVATLPVAALAVGIGVDYGIYIYSTIEEYVKKGLSLAEAYYETLRMTGKPVMFTGLVLSGSVATWLWSGLQFQADMGILLTFAFFANMLGAVFVCPALCRYLMKLPNG
- a CDS encoding GGDEF domain-containing protein yields the protein MERAADIGEAAERRFAPAEAERYSPQLLRDLARASEQRRPDLRFPEPAEQHFRAHLRRDSRGARLTLCLLMAALCLLTGRLDVDEQLVDLLRLGGPVRLVGLGVLLPFWLVAVLVLWRWPDRALGARLIWLAALSQAVALQVLGDHGFLTAAVPPVVLAVLSMMAVLVLGRFRLPDAFGLIAAYFLVMTFVNGVLGDGPRYATRHWLLEGLGLSILLLGGLWNEMSNRRAWAAQVLLHAAAATDFLTGMFNRRAFEQYYQRISLQAQRQGCPLVLALIDVDHFKGYNDHHGHPAGDRALTELGVMLRDFSRRSLDTAARVGGEEFSLVLFDCQLPGALERLERLRRKVEALALPHPDTESGVLTISMGVVQVGGEVPLESAYAMADEQLYRAKHLGRNRVVAADTDA